In SAR324 cluster bacterium, a single genomic region encodes these proteins:
- a CDS encoding tyrosine-type recombinase/integrase, with translation MKNLTVQHEQSTINQCVRWLHKRGETEIDGFEFCKLPLVDRGNEAVRRATLTGEEYEKLCAATRVYCNGKNGGLDTVERLQRQLVQHYVLVSATSGLCVGEHLQLRWSNVEIETHRDKQGKPIPLAHIHVRAETSKVRRSRIFLCRSAGYFEAWRKMVKHGSCDALVFSVDGNSAITKRALLYHFKRMVESAGIKDLATRDIVPYSLRHYMIMQRIMSGLDFRIIADMCGTSITQIERTYYHLNDTIRLTNAVADYRLDSDGTIRLV, from the coding sequence GTGAAGAATCTCACCGTGCAGCATGAGCAGAGCACGATTAATCAGTGTGTACGTTGGCTTCACAAGCGTGGGGAGACAGAAATTGATGGTTTTGAGTTCTGCAAGTTGCCTCTTGTTGACAGGGGCAATGAAGCTGTACGCAGGGCTACACTGACTGGGGAAGAGTATGAAAAACTATGTGCAGCAACGCGGGTGTACTGTAATGGGAAGAATGGAGGGTTAGATACAGTTGAAAGATTACAGCGCCAACTAGTCCAGCACTATGTACTCGTATCAGCCACCAGCGGACTATGTGTGGGAGAGCACCTACAACTAAGGTGGAGTAATGTGGAGATAGAGACACACAGGGACAAGCAGGGCAAACCCATCCCACTAGCTCACATCCATGTACGTGCGGAAACCAGCAAGGTACGACGCAGTAGAATCTTCCTCTGTCGCAGTGCTGGGTATTTTGAGGCATGGAGGAAGATGGTGAAACATGGGAGTTGCGATGCACTCGTCTTCAGTGTAGATGGCAACTCAGCCATCACCAAGCGTGCGCTGCTGTATCACTTCAAACGGATGGTGGAGTCCGCTGGGATTAAAGACTTGGCAACAAGGGACATTGTACCCTACAGCCTTAGGCATTATATGATTATGCAAAGGATAATGAGTGGCTTGGACTTTCGTATAATTGCCGACATGTGCGGCACCAGCATCACCCAAATTGAGCGTACCTACTATCACCTGAACGACACGATCCGGCTAACCAATGCAGTGGCTGACTACAGGCTAGATTCTGATGGGACGATTCGGCTGGTTTGA
- a CDS encoding DUF1611 domain-containing protein gives MENILPTAVIYCENNFSKVDGKTANGLIRHSKGFLITSVIDSSKKGLDSGLVLDNKINHIPIFENLKEAVNNEIKIPDTMIYGMAPTNGRFSIIDKKVILQAIKFGMNIISGLHEYLCNDSQIMKAAEIAKVKLFDMRKPIPSKDMAVFTGSVADTSEIRIAILGTDCAIGKRTTATILEESLNKRGIKTILINTGQTGLIQGGRYGIALDSVPSQFCCGELEKVIIQASLTEKPQVILIEGQGALSHPAFCTSAFILRGSQPHAVILQHSPKRIFRCDFPNMLMPNPADEISLIEKFANTKVIGLTLNHEEMTDDEITRAIIDYATQLQLPITDALRTPIAKLVDMVLDAFPQLKNPSLAAQ, from the coding sequence TTGGAAAATATATTACCTACTGCAGTTATTTATTGTGAAAATAATTTTTCAAAAGTAGATGGAAAAACAGCAAATGGACTCATCAGGCATTCAAAAGGATTTCTTATTACTTCCGTAATTGATAGTAGTAAAAAAGGTCTCGATAGTGGATTAGTTTTAGATAATAAAATAAATCATATCCCCATATTTGAAAATCTTAAAGAAGCTGTCAATAATGAAATTAAAATTCCAGATACAATGATTTATGGGATGGCACCAACAAATGGAAGGTTCTCAATTATTGACAAAAAAGTCATATTGCAGGCAATCAAATTTGGAATGAACATCATTAGTGGATTACATGAATACTTATGTAATGATAGTCAAATTATGAAAGCTGCAGAAATCGCAAAAGTAAAACTATTTGATATGAGAAAACCCATACCTAGTAAAGATATGGCTGTTTTTACTGGTAGTGTGGCAGATACATCTGAAATAAGAATCGCAATACTTGGTACTGATTGCGCTATTGGGAAACGAACTACTGCTACAATTCTGGAAGAATCTTTGAATAAGCGAGGAATTAAAACTATTCTAATTAACACTGGTCAGACTGGGCTTATACAAGGTGGGCGTTATGGTATTGCACTGGATTCAGTACCTTCACAATTTTGTTGTGGTGAGCTAGAAAAAGTAATCATTCAGGCTTCATTGACAGAAAAACCCCAAGTGATTTTAATAGAAGGCCAAGGTGCTTTGAGTCATCCTGCTTTTTGTACCTCTGCTTTCATCCTGCGTGGTAGTCAGCCACATGCTGTTATTCTTCAGCATTCTCCTAAACGGATTTTTCGATGTGACTTTCCAAACATGCTGATGCCTAACCCAGCAGATGAAATTTCACTAATCGAAAAATTCGCAAATACTAAGGTGATAGGTCTAACACTAAACCATGAGGAAATGACGGATGATGAAATCACAAGAGCAATTATTGACTATGCCACACAGCTCCAGCTTCCGATTACAGATGCATTAAGGACCCCAATTGCAAAATTAGTTGATATGGTCTTAGATGCTTTTCCTCAACTAAAAAATCCTTCATTAGCAGCTCAATAA